The Pseudomonas entomophila genome segment CGGTGCGCTGCAGCAACGCCCGGTAACGCAGGTACGCACTCCAGTCGGCCAGGGGTTCCGGCAGGCCCATGTGCGGCCACTCGCCACAGATGACCCGCCGATAGCTCATGTACCCAGTGTCCTGTCCACCCCACAGGGGTGATGAAGTACTCAGCAACAGGAGCAAGGGCAGCCAGTACAGCACGCGGTTGATCAGTTGCATGCGGTCGGCGCCGGCCGGCACGCCGACGTGCACATGCAGGCCATTCAGCAGGCTGCGCCGGGCGACCAGCCGGTAGTCGTCGAACAATTGCCTGAAATGCGCGGTACCACGCGGATGCTGGCGCAGCCACTGGGCGGCGGGATGACTGGCCGCGCCATACAAGCCAACGCCGAAATCGCCAAGGGTCTCGCCCAGGCGCTGGCGGTGCTCGCCCAGGAAGTCGCGCGCCTGGTACAGGCTGTCGAAGACTGGCGAGGCCACCTCGATCTGGCTGAGGAACATCTCTTCGGCGAACGCGGCCCCCAGCACCTCCCGGCAACATCGGGCCACGGCGGGTGAAGGGCTCGCCAGTACCTGCCCAGTGGCCACGTCGACCAGCAGGTATTCCTCCTCGATCCCAAACGTGCAGGCCCGCGCCATGGCGGTATCAGCCGTTGCGGGTGACCGTCAGGGCCACGGCGGCGATGCGTTCGACCTGCTCGTAGCCAGGCTCGAGCAATTGCTCCCCGAACACGTCAGGGTCGAGCTCTTCGTAAACCCAGCTGAACGCAGGGCCCGCCAGGCGCAGGCGGATCGCTTCGAGCAATGCATCCCGGGCGTCGACAACGGCGACGCCCGTGTAGAGCAGCAAGGTGCCACCGGGCAGCAGGCGTTCGCAGGCCTGCTCGACGATGCGCAGCGACAGCCCCGCGCCCAAGCTCCCGCCACCATGGCGATAGACGCGCTCGCTGGCGTCGAGCATGTAGGGTGGGTTGGCCACTATCAGGTCGAAGTTGCCGCTGACGCTGCTGAGCAGATCGCTGGTTTGCAGCGCGACATTCGTGACCCCGGCCAATGCCGCGTTGACCGCCGTGTAGCGCAGCGCCAGCGGGTTGATGTCCACGGCGATGACCTGGGCACGCGGGGCCGCACGGGCAATCGACAAGGCCCCGACGCCCGCGCCGCAACCGATGTCCACGGCATGCCGCAGCGGCCGGGGGCAATGTTGAAGGTGGTGATGGATGGCCCGGACGAAACGGTAGCTGTCCGGGCCGAAGAACACCGCGTCATGGCTGTCGGTGGGCCAGGCCGAATGGACCAGCAGCAGGGTGTCCAGGCTCGACCAGCGTACGGTGCTGCGCAACTGGTCACCCTGCTTTACCAGCACGCCCGCCGTCGTCAGCAGCGCCACCTCGTCGGCACTGATCAGCGAGGGGGCGAACGGTCGGCTCCAGCCGAACACATCACGCAGGTTGCGTGCGTGCTGCGCCTCGGGTCGCCCGTTGACCCGGGCCTGGGTGGCCGGGGTCACGCAGGTGAAGCGGTAGCCGTCGGCGTGCAGGCGCCGCCCCAGCTGCAGCAAGGCCTCGTCAGCGTGAGCCTGATTCTGGTCGAGCGGCATCAGCCCTGCCCTCCGCTGGCCAGTCCCGTGGCGAAGATGTAGGCACGGGTAGCCTGCAAGCCTTGAGGCAAGGCATGGCGGTTGCCGGCCATCGCCTCGATGGACTGATCGATATCGAACCCTTGCTGTCCTGCAGGCGGCTCATCATCCAGGGCCAGAGCGTTCTCCCATTGGCCCGGCGGCACCCGGCGAATCTCGCGGCCCTGCCAGCTGCCGGCAATCCAGTCATGCCAGAGCTGCTTCTCGTAGGTATTGAACACCCCGAACATGGCTGCAGAGGGGCCCTCGATCAGCGTCCACAGCCGGCTTTGCGCGGGGTCTGCGTCGCGCTTCACCCAGCCTTGCGCCTGCAATGCATCAAGGAACGCGGGGATTGAACCCGGCTCGGCGAGCCATTGGTTGACAGTACGCCCTAGCAGGCGACAACGGTCCGAATGCATGAATTGGCCAAACACTCGCTTGCGCTCCAACGCCGCGAGCAGTTCGGCTTGAAGGTCGAACGAGGCGATCATCGTCGGCGTATCGATGCCAAGGTCG includes the following:
- a CDS encoding methyltransferase; this translates as MPLDQNQAHADEALLQLGRRLHADGYRFTCVTPATQARVNGRPEAQHARNLRDVFGWSRPFAPSLISADEVALLTTAGVLVKQGDQLRSTVRWSSLDTLLLVHSAWPTDSHDAVFFGPDSYRFVRAIHHHLQHCPRPLRHAVDIGCGAGVGALSIARAAPRAQVIAVDINPLALRYTAVNAALAGVTNVALQTSDLLSSVSGNFDLIVANPPYMLDASERVYRHGGGSLGAGLSLRIVEQACERLLPGGTLLLYTGVAVVDARDALLEAIRLRLAGPAFSWVYEELDPDVFGEQLLEPGYEQVERIAAVALTVTRNG
- a CDS encoding carboxylate-amine ligase, which encodes MARACTFGIEEEYLLVDVATGQVLASPSPAVARCCREVLGAAFAEEMFLSQIEVASPVFDSLYQARDFLGEHRQRLGETLGDFGVGLYGAASHPAAQWLRQHPRGTAHFRQLFDDYRLVARRSLLNGLHVHVGVPAGADRMQLINRVLYWLPLLLLLSTSSPLWGGQDTGYMSYRRVICGEWPHMGLPEPLADWSAYLRYRALLQRTGALAEDGDFWWAIRPSRRFPTVELRICDGCPRLEDGLAIAGLFRHLVEQALARHEGMAVSREMRWITQENYWRAVRYGRRGTFIGAVVQQPVSAEGWLAQLQSCLPADSADAERSFMQARRILRDGTSADRQREVYALARENGLAGSEALRAVARQVMAEHFPSAGLPQGEIE